In Mycobacterium sp. ITM-2016-00317, the genomic window CGTGCTGTCGTCCAACCCGATCGGCGCCTCGGGCATGATCCGGTTCGCCGAGTCCGCGATCCAGGTGATGGGCAAGGCGGGCGCACACCAGGTCGAGGGCGCCCGCAAGGCTCTCGGTCACGCCTACGGCGGTGGCGCACAGTACTACTCCATGTGGGTGGTCAGTGCGGACAAGCCGGCCTGATGAAGTACACCTGCAGCGTCGCGATGGGTCCGGTCGACCAGCTCATCGAGATCGCCAGGACGGCCGAAGAGGTCGGGTTCGACGCGATCGCGCTGCCCGACTCCCTGTTCTACATGGAGAAGCAGTCCACGGACTATCCCTACACCCCGGACGGCTCCCGGATGTGGAACGAGGACACCCCGTGGGTCGATCCGCTGATCGCCGCGGCCGCGATGGGCGCGGTGACCTCGACGCTGCGCTTCTACACCAATGTCCTCAAGCTCGGCTCCCGCAATCCCCTGCTGTTGGCGCGCCAGGTCGGCTCGGTGGCCAACCTGACGAACAACCGCTTCGGGTTCGGTGTCGGGATCGGCTGGGCACCCGAGGAATTCGAGTGGTGCGGGGTCCCGTACGCCAAGCGGGGCAAGCGGGTCGACGAGATGATCGAGGTCATCAAGCTCGTGCTGGCCGGCGGCATGGTCGAGTTCCACGGTGAGTTCTTCGATTTCGACCGGTTGCAGATGAGTCCCGCTCCCACGGTGCCGGTGCCGTTCTACGTCGGCGGCCACACCGAGGTGGCGCTCAAGCGCGCGGCCCGGGTCGGCGACGGGTGGACCAGCGCGATGATGACCGGAGACCAACTCGCCGAGACCATCACCGCGATCAACGCGCTGCGTGCCGAGTACGGCCGCGCCGAGGCACCGTTCGAGTTCCAAGCGGTGTGCATCGACAAGTTCGGTGTCGACGGGCACCGGGAGCTCGCCGAGGCCGGCGTCACCGACAACATCGTGATCCCGTGGGTGTTCGACGGGCTGAGCTTCGACGCGCCGGTCGAGAAGAAGAAGGACTCGCTGAAGCGCTTCGCCGACACCTACATCCACTCCGGCTGGCAGGACTGACGGCTCGCTGGCGCCAGGCTTCAGTACAGGCGGGTCCGGTGTTCGACCACCAGGTGGTCCCCGCTGCACAGGACGCTGCTCGTGGTGCCGGCCAGAATGCCCTCGGGTACCTCCCCCACCGCGTGGTCGCGAGTGTCGATGAAGTAGAACTCGTCGGGCGAGCCGGTTTCGTAGCTGGCCTGTTTCGCCGTCAATCGCCCGTCGGTGGCGAGCCAGATCAGCGCGGCATTGTTCGAGATGCGTGCAGCGACCGGCACGTCCGCGATGCGCGCCAGGCACGCGTGGTCCTGGCCGCCCAGCTGTACCGCGCTGAGGTCTCCGTCGCGGGTCGGCCGCACCAAATCCGTTGTGACAGAGAAGACCATCCCGGCCAGCCACAGGACCATCAGCAACTTTCCGGCGGTCCGGCCGACGCGAAGGACGCCGGACGGCCGTTCGGCGTCGGACGCGACGACGTAGCTGTAGACCAGCCACATGACCGCCACCGGCAGTACCGGCAGCAGGAATCGTGGCGAGATCGGGTCGACCAGCGTGGTAACCGCCCTCCAGTACAGAATCGCTGCGTACGCGCCGATCCCGCTCCATGTCCACACGGTGAAACGCCGGTATTCCTCGTCGCCGGCGCACCATGCGGCTCGGGCGGTTCGCACCGACAACACGATCAGCACAAGCGCCACGACAGCGCCGACGGC contains:
- a CDS encoding TIGR03619 family F420-dependent LLM class oxidoreductase, translating into MKYTCSVAMGPVDQLIEIARTAEEVGFDAIALPDSLFYMEKQSTDYPYTPDGSRMWNEDTPWVDPLIAAAAMGAVTSTLRFYTNVLKLGSRNPLLLARQVGSVANLTNNRFGFGVGIGWAPEEFEWCGVPYAKRGKRVDEMIEVIKLVLAGGMVEFHGEFFDFDRLQMSPAPTVPVPFYVGGHTEVALKRAARVGDGWTSAMMTGDQLAETITAINALRAEYGRAEAPFEFQAVCIDKFGVDGHRELAEAGVTDNIVIPWVFDGLSFDAPVEKKKDSLKRFADTYIHSGWQD